From a single bacterium HR11 genomic region:
- the trxA gene encoding Thioredoxin 1, which translates to MGTVQNVTDQDFQKEVLESSIPVLVDFWAPWCAPCRALAPIVEEVAQEFKDQVKVVKLNVDDNPETAIRYGIRGIPTLILFVNGKVAEQFVGLTTKERIVQAFHRHLKPSFE; encoded by the coding sequence ATGGGCACGGTCCAAAACGTGACCGACCAGGACTTCCAGAAAGAGGTCCTCGAGTCTTCCATCCCCGTGCTGGTCGACTTCTGGGCCCCTTGGTGCGCCCCCTGCCGGGCCCTGGCACCAATCGTGGAGGAGGTTGCCCAGGAGTTCAAAGACCAGGTCAAGGTCGTGAAGCTCAACGTGGACGATAACCCGGAGACGGCCATCCGGTACGGCATCCGGGGGATTCCGACGCTCATCCTCTTCGTCAACGGTAAGGTCGCCGAGCAGTTCGTGGGCCTGACGACTAAAGAACGTATCGTCCAGGCCTTCCACCGGCACTTGAAACCCTCCTTTGAGTAA
- the pleC gene encoding Non-motile and phage-resistance protein — translation MVERISPGGRVLVIDDDRSVHHLFRACFRGWGDLVLVADVETGIRRLQEAPPRLLVVGLPMAEGAGFRVLQFMQEAGLSDVPVLALSCLRTDWEDLLAVFGSERLARLVRPPLLLQKPLEPDLLRPLIGTLLGGTGATMPVVLMASADVSAVEAIADRWSRAGVSVVHAPTGADAVHRYEQVLPDMVLLGPRLPDMAVPEVVTQIRAVDPQAVVFAVTDGESSETTAGLDGRLPGPPLLSESWPLVYDWFWQTLRRRQWETCWEHAQAVLRELAQQNRRLTEEVPRLARRVETLSGRIEQYFRLAERLIARVRGLLAFAQGHADLMLERQADLEPGWRQYLEGLLQVVWDIQQVLDNLDVGLAIQRRALDFQVRPVTLAAVLRSVLERFQADVRQRNLRLDLDVPDGLPDWYGDEGKFRVILQCLISNAVRFTPAGGSVRVSLSYYPAGRAKSERIPLHLRQQHDLFVLAVQDTGIGIRPEDQARIFEPFQQISDVEYGGHQGLGLGLAIVRGLVEQMGGALWVESRYGVGSTFYVVLPGRLGVGRPTERGPLGPKTPA, via the coding sequence ATGGTCGAGCGTATCTCGCCGGGCGGTCGGGTCTTGGTTATCGACGACGACCGGAGCGTGCACCACCTCTTCCGGGCCTGCTTCCGGGGGTGGGGCGACCTGGTCTTGGTCGCCGACGTCGAGACCGGGATCCGGCGTCTGCAGGAAGCACCGCCCCGGCTCCTCGTCGTGGGCCTCCCGATGGCGGAGGGGGCCGGTTTCCGGGTCCTCCAGTTCATGCAGGAAGCCGGTCTGTCGGACGTCCCCGTCCTGGCCCTCTCGTGCCTTCGGACTGACTGGGAGGACCTCCTGGCGGTCTTCGGATCTGAAAGACTGGCCCGTCTGGTTCGCCCCCCGCTCTTGCTTCAAAAGCCCCTGGAGCCGGACCTCCTGCGGCCCCTGATCGGTACGCTCCTGGGCGGGACGGGGGCGACGATGCCCGTCGTCCTGATGGCCAGCGCCGACGTATCGGCCGTCGAGGCCATCGCCGACCGCTGGAGTCGTGCGGGCGTGTCTGTCGTTCATGCCCCGACGGGTGCCGACGCCGTGCACCGGTACGAGCAGGTCCTGCCCGATATGGTCCTCCTGGGGCCCCGCTTGCCGGACATGGCGGTCCCTGAGGTCGTCACGCAAATTCGGGCCGTCGACCCTCAGGCCGTCGTCTTTGCCGTGACCGACGGAGAATCCAGCGAGACGACCGCCGGCCTTGACGGCCGTCTGCCGGGACCGCCGTTGCTTTCGGAATCATGGCCCCTGGTCTACGACTGGTTCTGGCAGACCCTGCGGCGCCGTCAGTGGGAAACCTGCTGGGAACATGCCCAGGCCGTCCTTCGGGAGTTGGCCCAGCAGAACCGCCGACTCACGGAGGAGGTCCCGCGGCTGGCCCGGCGGGTCGAGACCCTGTCGGGCCGGATCGAGCAGTACTTCCGGCTGGCCGAGCGCCTGATCGCCCGCGTCCGGGGCCTGCTGGCCTTCGCCCAGGGCCACGCCGACCTGATGCTGGAGCGACAGGCGGACCTGGAGCCCGGGTGGCGGCAGTATCTGGAGGGCCTGCTCCAGGTCGTCTGGGATATCCAGCAGGTCCTGGACAATCTGGACGTGGGCCTGGCGATTCAACGGAGGGCCTTGGATTTTCAAGTGCGGCCGGTGACGCTGGCGGCGGTCCTCCGGTCCGTCCTGGAACGGTTCCAAGCCGATGTGCGTCAGCGAAACCTCCGGTTGGACTTGGACGTGCCCGACGGCCTGCCGGACTGGTACGGCGACGAGGGGAAATTCCGGGTCATCCTGCAGTGTCTCATCAGTAATGCGGTCCGCTTCACCCCGGCGGGCGGGTCGGTTCGCGTAAGCCTGAGCTACTACCCGGCCGGGCGGGCCAAGAGCGAGCGGATTCCCCTCCACTTGCGTCAACAGCATGACCTGTTCGTCCTGGCCGTGCAGGACACGGGCATCGGGATCCGGCCGGAGGACCAGGCCCGGATTTTCGAGCCCTTCCAGCAGATATCCGACGTGGAATACGGCGGCCATCAGGGCCTGGGCCTGGGTTTGGCCATCGTGCGGGGCCTCGTCGAGCAGATGGGCGGGGCCCTGTGGGTCGAAAGCCGGTACGGCGTCGGGAGCACGTTCTACGTGGTCCTGCCGGGCCGTTTGGGAGTCGGCCGGCCGACTGAACGGGGCCCGCTGGGCCCGAAGACGCCCGCATGA
- the recO gene encoding DNA repair protein RecO gives MPRLRTMTARPRAFLREPAVVLSRRPGPRTSQWVWFYGEQSGLLEVIAEAVRRSRKTVAGTLEPLSVGWLTYRATRDAPTHRLIGFDLTWSPYVTLHAAGRPIEPTTLVFVDLVAETALALLPGHPGDAYVFDRLSEVSRLMAQAVPYRALAVGWLWTLLVRLGDLSLEGTCPACGRPVGGLEGSDAVWDVEGHLWHPTCGPDPKAYRFTTSAVLRRELARLQAGGLTRLGRHPEVARALARHRDLWEFLIRRTESLVGRPLRSLATAAHLRNGPSPAPRRKGPGCR, from the coding sequence ATGCCTCGCCTCCGCACGATGACTGCCCGTCCCCGGGCCTTCCTCCGAGAGCCGGCGGTCGTCCTGAGCCGGCGGCCGGGCCCCCGAACGTCCCAGTGGGTATGGTTCTACGGAGAACAGAGCGGTCTCCTGGAGGTCATCGCCGAGGCGGTCCGCCGGTCCCGTAAGACGGTCGCCGGGACCCTGGAGCCCCTCTCGGTCGGGTGGCTGACCTATCGGGCGACCCGGGACGCCCCGACTCACCGGCTCATCGGCTTTGACCTGACCTGGAGTCCCTACGTGACGCTCCATGCGGCCGGACGGCCCATCGAGCCGACGACCCTCGTGTTCGTGGACCTGGTCGCCGAGACGGCCCTGGCGCTCCTGCCGGGGCATCCGGGGGACGCCTACGTGTTCGACCGACTGTCTGAAGTCAGCCGCCTGATGGCCCAAGCCGTCCCCTACCGGGCCCTGGCCGTCGGGTGGCTGTGGACCCTCCTGGTGCGGTTGGGGGACCTCAGCCTGGAGGGAACGTGCCCGGCCTGCGGTCGGCCCGTCGGGGGCCTCGAGGGGTCGGACGCCGTGTGGGACGTCGAGGGCCACCTCTGGCATCCGACCTGCGGACCGGACCCCAAGGCCTACCGGTTTACGACGTCGGCGGTCTTGCGACGGGAATTGGCCCGCCTTCAAGCCGGCGGCCTCACCCGATTGGGCCGACATCCCGAGGTCGCCCGGGCCCTGGCCCGTCACCGGGACCTCTGGGAATTCTTGATCCGACGGACCGAATCCCTGGTCGGCCGGCCTCTACGGTCTCTGGCGACGGCGGCCCACTTGCGGAATGGGCCGAGCCCTGCCCCTCGACGCAAGGGGCCTGGATGCCGGTGA
- a CDS encoding putative type I restriction enzyme, which translates to MTRVRHILERLGYTEHTDFDYEVEIRLYGTQRLWADAVLWDGSIPVVLIEVEGHATDEPTGLAEARFKAVAWNLEDLIPLIWVAAGEQDRCYQAVRPDRRAGVRYVPLNDPPDRLLRPHQLATRIGDYLKRQGASLGHSGAGELRHRQTLLDALRALPPSWNDHQRCRALLNALHGSFRHRTSRVFQKAVGLLKSTISSGSANPALAHAFRWVMRRYMRPLSPGQTDPVRRYGRYFTPPEVIQFLVQAIDPKPGERILDFACGTGGFLCYAALHLMERHEADPVDIAGQLFGYDRDAICVQIAQTFIGLLLPRYQGPLNISGGDSLRIHRNDRGPQKFDVVLSNPPAGDLPENWEGLEREGYRWAGRGGGRQNLYEVAFLEQALRLTREGGRIGLVLPEGVWTNVQLRPLRNWLLSQITVRAVVGLPRGAFPFTPSKMCAVVLEKRQPARHFKTLLAEVTRPKMAEQLRVLAERVGASMG; encoded by the coding sequence ATGACCCGGGTCCGACACATCCTGGAGCGTCTGGGGTATACGGAGCACACCGACTTTGATTATGAGGTCGAAATCCGCCTCTACGGCACCCAGCGGCTTTGGGCCGACGCCGTCCTATGGGACGGGAGCATTCCAGTCGTCCTGATCGAAGTGGAAGGTCATGCAACCGATGAGCCCACGGGCCTGGCCGAGGCCCGGTTCAAGGCCGTCGCCTGGAATCTGGAAGACCTGATCCCCCTTATCTGGGTCGCCGCTGGCGAGCAGGACCGGTGCTATCAGGCCGTCAGGCCCGACCGTCGGGCCGGCGTTCGTTATGTTCCCTTGAACGATCCCCCGGACCGGCTCCTTCGTCCACACCAACTGGCGACCCGGATCGGTGATTATTTGAAACGACAAGGGGCCTCCCTGGGTCACTCGGGTGCCGGCGAGCTCCGTCATCGGCAGACGCTTCTCGATGCCCTCCGAGCTCTACCCCCTTCATGGAATGACCATCAGCGCTGTCGGGCTCTCCTGAATGCCTTGCATGGCTCCTTCCGCCACCGGACTTCCAGAGTCTTTCAGAAGGCGGTCGGCCTCCTGAAATCTACCATAAGTAGCGGCTCGGCCAACCCGGCTTTAGCCCATGCGTTTCGCTGGGTCATGCGCCGATATATGCGTCCTCTCAGCCCTGGCCAGACGGACCCGGTCCGGCGGTACGGTCGGTACTTCACGCCGCCGGAGGTCATCCAATTCCTGGTCCAAGCCATTGATCCAAAGCCCGGCGAGCGGATCCTGGACTTTGCCTGCGGGACCGGCGGTTTCCTGTGTTATGCGGCCCTTCATCTAATGGAACGGCATGAGGCAGACCCCGTGGATATCGCCGGTCAGCTCTTTGGGTATGATAGAGATGCTATATGTGTCCAGATAGCCCAGACCTTCATAGGACTGCTCCTACCCCGCTATCAGGGGCCGTTGAATATTTCGGGAGGCGACAGCTTGCGGATCCACCGGAATGATCGAGGCCCTCAAAAGTTTGACGTAGTGCTCAGCAATCCACCGGCCGGAGACCTACCCGAGAATTGGGAAGGTTTAGAACGAGAGGGCTATCGATGGGCCGGACGTGGCGGGGGGCGTCAGAATTTATACGAAGTCGCCTTCCTGGAGCAGGCCCTTCGGCTGACCCGAGAGGGCGGCCGGATCGGATTGGTATTGCCTGAAGGCGTCTGGACGAACGTTCAGCTCCGACCCCTACGGAATTGGCTCCTGAGCCAAATCACCGTTCGGGCCGTCGTGGGCCTGCCGCGAGGGGCTTTCCCCTTTACGCCGAGCAAGATGTGCGCCGTCGTCCTCGAGAAACGTCAGCCAGCTCGCCATTTCAAGACTTTGCTGGCTGAAGTCACGCGCCCGAAGATGGCGGAGCAACTCCGGGTCTTGGCCGAACGGGTAGGAGCATCCATGGGGTGA
- the rnc gene encoding Ribonuclease 3: MAEAVSSYPDWAECQQVIGYVFRDLHLLQRAMTHKSMAVRPADPLSHNEVLEFLGDAVLELAVTDYLVRKWGHQYLEGELTKRRTYVINSTVLTQVSQRLGLDRFIRTRPEKTAPERFLRQLLADTFEALVGAIYLDSDFETARAWVLRVLRPELEALEQNALPWVDYRSLLQEYIQAFSPELPEYRLVNVSGPEHARWFEIAIYYKGQLLGQGVGATKKQAAQAAARATLLLLQDPERRAALGLTAPPPPVEPGEGADSAPSGAPDDEYPSPES, from the coding sequence ATGGCGGAAGCCGTCAGTTCTTATCCCGACTGGGCCGAGTGTCAGCAGGTCATCGGCTATGTCTTTCGGGACCTGCACTTGCTCCAACGGGCCATGACCCATAAGTCGATGGCCGTCCGGCCGGCGGACCCCCTGAGTCACAACGAGGTCCTGGAGTTTCTGGGCGATGCCGTCCTGGAGTTGGCCGTGACGGACTATCTCGTCCGCAAATGGGGCCATCAGTATCTGGAAGGGGAGCTGACCAAGCGCCGGACATACGTCATCAACAGCACGGTCCTCACGCAGGTCAGCCAGCGGCTGGGCCTCGACCGGTTCATCCGGACGCGGCCCGAGAAGACGGCGCCCGAGCGCTTCCTCCGCCAGCTCCTGGCCGATACCTTCGAGGCCCTCGTCGGGGCCATCTATCTGGACAGCGACTTTGAGACGGCCCGAGCGTGGGTCTTGCGGGTCCTCCGGCCCGAGCTGGAGGCGCTCGAGCAAAACGCCCTCCCCTGGGTCGACTACCGGAGCCTTCTCCAGGAGTACATCCAGGCCTTCTCGCCCGAATTGCCCGAGTATCGGCTGGTCAACGTCTCGGGCCCGGAGCACGCCCGGTGGTTTGAGATCGCCATCTACTACAAGGGCCAGCTCCTGGGCCAGGGGGTGGGGGCGACCAAAAAGCAGGCGGCCCAGGCGGCCGCTCGGGCTACCCTGCTTCTCCTGCAGGACCCCGAGCGTCGAGCGGCCCTGGGTCTGACAGCGCCGCCACCGCCTGTCGAACCCGGTGAAGGTGCCGATAGCGCTCCGTCCGGTGCTCCGGACGATGAATATCCGAGCCCCGAGTCATAA
- a CDS encoding putative type I restriction enzyme gives MKATRTTQKALSQFWTPPVVAEFMLDLVGFDPLWKVMDPACGEGVFLWKALERGAGAVAGIDIDPGALEQARRLLRDHLTKVRLYCQDGLEDVRDENAFWRGDYDLVIGNPPFAATGARVRDPRVLKRFQLSKVRVGRERLLQQPLLEIDLERPKPSQAIEVLFLERFIQLCKPGGRVCIILPEGIFANRSLQHVREWLVQNFMIRAVIGLPRETFKAVGTTAKTAILYLEKRSPREGHEVLLAEVSWIRVDGAGRLNREDNPQLVGLLETWSRLQEAGTKPARGSKA, from the coding sequence GTGAAGGCGACGCGTACGACGCAGAAAGCCTTGAGCCAATTCTGGACACCGCCTGTCGTGGCGGAGTTCATGTTGGACCTGGTCGGGTTCGACCCCTTATGGAAGGTCATGGACCCGGCCTGCGGGGAAGGGGTGTTTCTGTGGAAGGCCCTGGAGAGAGGGGCCGGAGCCGTAGCCGGCATCGACATCGACCCGGGGGCCCTGGAACAGGCCCGGCGTCTCCTCCGAGACCACCTGACCAAGGTCCGGCTGTACTGTCAAGACGGCTTAGAGGACGTCCGCGACGAAAATGCCTTCTGGCGGGGCGATTATGACCTGGTCATCGGAAACCCGCCCTTTGCGGCGACGGGCGCTCGAGTGCGGGACCCCCGGGTCCTGAAACGGTTCCAACTTTCGAAGGTCCGGGTCGGGCGGGAGCGCCTGCTACAACAGCCTCTGCTGGAGATCGATCTGGAGCGTCCCAAGCCCTCTCAGGCCATTGAGGTCCTGTTTTTGGAACGGTTCATCCAGCTCTGCAAGCCTGGCGGCCGGGTATGCATCATCTTGCCGGAGGGGATTTTCGCGAATCGCAGTCTTCAGCATGTACGGGAATGGCTTGTCCAGAACTTTATGATCCGGGCGGTCATCGGCTTGCCGAGGGAGACATTCAAAGCCGTCGGGACGACGGCTAAGACAGCCATTCTGTATTTGGAAAAGCGGTCTCCAAGGGAGGGCCATGAGGTCCTGCTGGCAGAAGTCTCTTGGATCCGGGTCGACGGTGCGGGCCGGCTGAATCGGGAGGACAACCCCCAGCTCGTGGGACTTTTGGAAACATGGAGTCGTCTTCAGGAGGCGGGGACGAAGCCAGCGAGAGGCTCGAAGGCATGA
- the purA gene encoding Adenylosuccinate synthetase, producing MNVAVVGLQWGDEGKGKVVDLLAEHFDIVARYQGGHNAGHTVYRDGRKFVVHHVPAGIFHPHVQNVMGNGMVIDVEALLREIADLETAGVAWRGRLWISDRAHVITPVHRWLETQEEALRGCHSIGTTRRGIGPAYEDKYGRRGLLMGQVVDGTWRSHVEWLWDRHVRMFGPSVPPELRAEWDRFRTALARAETYLADCVTQTDLWLRDRLRQGARVLFEGAQGTLLDVDHGTYPFVTSSHCSAGGISIGLGISPRWVHRVFGVSKAYCTRVGAGPFPTELHDEVGQYIRERGAEYGATTGRPRRCGWLDLVALKYACDLNDVDGIILTKLDILDGLPRVRLCVGYTLDGRPVEGCPVRADLLARVQPVYEDWPGWSASTYGATRADELPEAARAYIRRIETYTGRPVVLLSSGPQRHETAWFRPPDEVLRPVEGR from the coding sequence TTGAACGTCGCCGTCGTGGGACTTCAGTGGGGTGATGAGGGCAAGGGCAAGGTCGTCGACCTCCTGGCCGAGCACTTCGACATCGTCGCCCGCTACCAGGGGGGCCACAACGCCGGCCATACGGTCTATCGAGACGGCCGGAAATTCGTCGTCCACCACGTCCCGGCCGGCATCTTTCATCCCCACGTCCAGAACGTCATGGGCAACGGGATGGTCATCGACGTCGAGGCTCTCCTGCGGGAAATCGCCGACCTGGAGACCGCCGGCGTGGCCTGGCGGGGGCGCCTCTGGATCAGCGACCGGGCCCACGTCATCACCCCGGTCCACCGGTGGCTGGAGACGCAGGAGGAGGCCCTGCGGGGGTGCCATTCCATCGGGACGACCCGTCGGGGCATCGGCCCGGCCTACGAGGACAAGTACGGTCGCCGGGGCCTCCTGATGGGTCAGGTCGTCGACGGGACCTGGCGGTCGCACGTCGAGTGGCTGTGGGACCGACACGTCCGTATGTTCGGACCGTCGGTGCCGCCCGAGCTTCGGGCCGAGTGGGACCGCTTCCGGACCGCCCTGGCGCGGGCCGAGACCTACCTGGCCGACTGCGTGACCCAGACGGACCTCTGGCTCCGGGACCGGCTCCGGCAGGGCGCCCGCGTGCTCTTCGAGGGCGCTCAGGGGACCCTCCTGGACGTCGATCACGGGACATACCCCTTCGTGACGTCGTCGCACTGCAGTGCCGGCGGGATCAGCATCGGTCTCGGCATCAGCCCCCGATGGGTCCACCGGGTGTTCGGCGTCAGCAAGGCGTACTGCACCCGCGTCGGCGCCGGCCCCTTTCCGACGGAACTTCACGACGAGGTCGGCCAATACATTCGAGAACGAGGCGCCGAGTACGGCGCCACGACGGGCCGCCCCCGCCGGTGCGGATGGCTCGACCTGGTCGCCCTGAAATACGCCTGCGACCTCAACGACGTCGACGGCATCATCCTGACGAAGCTCGACATCCTGGACGGCCTGCCCCGGGTCCGCCTGTGCGTCGGCTATACCCTCGACGGACGGCCCGTCGAGGGCTGTCCCGTCCGGGCCGACCTGCTGGCGCGCGTCCAGCCCGTTTACGAAGACTGGCCCGGCTGGTCCGCCTCGACCTACGGGGCGACCCGCGCCGACGAACTGCCCGAGGCGGCCCGGGCCTACATTCGTCGGATCGAGACCTACACGGGTCGACCCGTCGTCCTCCTGTCCAGCGGCCCCCAGCGTCACGAGACGGCCTGGTTCCGCCCCCCCGACGAAGTCCTCCGACCCGTGGAGGGAAGGTGA
- the lgt_1 gene encoding Prolipoprotein diacylglyceryl transferase yields the protein MWPVFLRLGPITIYTYGVLVAAGFLAALLLALRQAPRFGVDKAFVWDWSFYVLLGSILGARLLYLVVERPLIRWDWRGIADVFLHAGGVFYGGFLGAVLVSLWFLRRRGVSVWTAGDLVAAPLALGHAIGRLGCLSAGCCYGRPTHVAWAVTFTNPLAGELIGTPLNVPLHPTQVYESLWNLLLAGALMGLARWRGRRSGDLWWAYVGLYAVGRFVIEFYRGDPRGAWGGFSTSQWIAMGALGAALVGLWSRRGRP from the coding sequence ATGTGGCCCGTCTTTTTGCGCCTCGGTCCCATTACGATTTACACGTACGGCGTCCTGGTCGCCGCCGGTTTCTTGGCGGCCCTGCTCCTGGCCCTTCGGCAAGCGCCCCGCTTTGGCGTCGATAAGGCCTTCGTATGGGACTGGTCGTTCTATGTCCTGTTGGGTTCCATCCTGGGGGCCCGCCTCCTGTACCTGGTCGTCGAGCGCCCCCTGATCCGCTGGGACTGGCGGGGCATCGCCGACGTCTTCCTCCACGCCGGCGGCGTGTTTTACGGGGGCTTCCTCGGGGCCGTCCTGGTTTCCCTGTGGTTCTTACGGCGGCGGGGCGTGTCGGTCTGGACGGCCGGGGACCTGGTCGCCGCCCCCCTGGCCCTGGGACATGCCATCGGCCGGCTCGGCTGTCTTTCGGCCGGATGCTGTTATGGCCGGCCGACGCATGTCGCCTGGGCCGTCACCTTCACGAATCCCCTGGCCGGGGAGCTGATCGGGACGCCCCTGAACGTCCCCCTGCATCCGACCCAGGTTTACGAGAGCCTGTGGAATCTCCTGCTGGCCGGGGCCTTGATGGGCCTGGCCCGCTGGCGGGGCCGGCGGTCCGGCGACCTCTGGTGGGCTTACGTCGGGCTGTATGCCGTCGGTCGTTTCGTGATCGAGTTTTACCGGGGGGACCCCCGGGGAGCCTGGGGCGGGTTTTCGACGTCCCAATGGATTGCGATGGGGGCCTTGGGGGCGGCCCTGGTCGGTCTCTGGAGCCGGCGGGGCCGTCCGTAG
- the yciV gene encoding 5'-3' exoribonuclease: MTRLNQDWWEQDFHLHTTYSDGSLRPMELLESLVGLGVRHVAITDHESVRAYRELDVHRIPTGLELHPGIELDCQWQDFEVHLLGLDFRPDHPDLEAYLDHIHRVRRVQYLRLMEAINRELREEFLTPETVFPPETDTWMKPHIFQRLGQHPRFQHLDPEDRYRFFKEWLADRGLRVEIPRPTLAEGIDLIHRAGGYAVLAHPGYYWKHGMAFPESLRVMKEMGLDGLEVFYPYYQPNAPEFPTETAAIETVLTLYQWGQEFRLLMTRGSDIHRPEHRTERYRHLHRVRQAVAALSDPGPLDARGPAGEAG, translated from the coding sequence ATGACACGTCTCAATCAGGACTGGTGGGAGCAGGACTTTCACCTCCATACGACGTACTCGGACGGGAGCCTTCGGCCGATGGAGCTTTTAGAATCGCTGGTCGGTCTGGGGGTCCGCCACGTCGCCATCACGGACCACGAGTCCGTCCGGGCCTATCGGGAGCTGGACGTCCACCGGATCCCGACGGGCCTGGAACTTCATCCGGGTATCGAGCTGGACTGCCAGTGGCAGGACTTTGAGGTCCACCTGCTGGGTCTCGACTTTCGGCCGGACCACCCGGACCTGGAGGCTTACCTGGACCACATCCACCGGGTCCGGCGGGTCCAGTACCTGCGCCTGATGGAGGCCATCAATCGAGAACTCCGGGAGGAATTCCTGACGCCCGAGACGGTCTTTCCGCCCGAGACGGATACGTGGATGAAGCCCCACATCTTCCAGCGCCTCGGCCAGCACCCCCGGTTTCAGCACCTGGACCCCGAGGACCGGTACCGGTTTTTCAAGGAATGGCTGGCCGACCGGGGCCTACGGGTCGAAATCCCCCGACCGACGCTGGCTGAGGGCATCGACCTCATCCATCGGGCCGGAGGCTATGCCGTCCTGGCCCATCCGGGGTACTACTGGAAGCACGGGATGGCCTTCCCGGAGAGTCTTCGGGTCATGAAGGAGATGGGCCTGGACGGCCTGGAGGTGTTTTATCCCTACTATCAGCCCAACGCCCCCGAGTTCCCTACCGAAACCGCCGCCATCGAGACGGTCCTGACCCTCTACCAGTGGGGTCAGGAGTTCCGCCTGCTTATGACTCGGGGCTCGGATATTCATCGTCCGGAGCACCGGACGGAGCGCTATCGGCACCTTCACCGGGTTCGACAGGCGGTGGCGGCGCTGTCAGACCCAGGGCCGCTCGACGCTCGGGGTCCTGCAGGAGAAGCAGGGTAG
- the rpfG_1 gene encoding Cyclic di-GMP phosphodiesterase response regulator RpfG encodes MAEPRVILCVDDDPRIRELVRLILEPQGFRVVEADTGLAGIQRLREATIHMALIDLQLPDVMGYALAAFIRNMTQYQTIPIVALTGAYSTELIPWIAAAGFDTLLQKPFSVQALREIVRRYLDAERPEPAPAVADPAVELTHLRRLTREMAYDLWRYVEELNRKTVLMGQQAKLIEEIVIYTIHSIIRILETNERYTAGHSQRVGAYAVMMGRRLGLTHEELRTLELGGTFHDLGKVGVDRCIIRKPHTLTDEEWAEIRRHPALSYELLVEIPFLREVAQIAGEHHERYDGKGYPHGKKGDEISISSHCVILADAFDAMTSHRSYRRALPLPHVVAEIERCAGTQFHPEVAEVWLRELYDRGEALLEETHRQFPIGDEGTG; translated from the coding sequence ATGGCGGAACCCCGCGTGATCCTGTGCGTGGACGATGACCCCCGGATCCGGGAGCTGGTCCGGCTCATCCTGGAGCCGCAGGGCTTCCGGGTCGTCGAGGCCGACACGGGCTTGGCGGGCATTCAACGCCTGCGGGAGGCGACCATCCACATGGCCCTCATCGACTTACAGCTCCCGGACGTCATGGGCTACGCCCTGGCGGCCTTCATCCGCAACATGACCCAATACCAGACGATTCCCATCGTGGCCCTGACGGGCGCTTACTCGACCGAGCTGATTCCCTGGATAGCGGCGGCCGGCTTCGATACGCTCCTGCAGAAGCCCTTCTCAGTCCAAGCCCTCCGGGAAATCGTCCGCCGATACTTGGACGCCGAGCGGCCCGAGCCGGCCCCGGCGGTCGCCGACCCGGCGGTCGAGCTGACGCACCTGCGACGGTTGACCCGGGAGATGGCCTATGACTTGTGGCGCTACGTCGAGGAGCTGAACCGCAAGACGGTCCTGATGGGCCAGCAGGCCAAGCTTATCGAGGAGATAGTCATTTACACGATCCACAGTATCATCCGCATCTTGGAAACGAACGAGCGGTACACGGCGGGCCACTCCCAGCGGGTCGGCGCATACGCCGTCATGATGGGCCGCCGCCTGGGGTTGACCCACGAGGAACTGCGAACCTTAGAGCTGGGTGGGACGTTCCATGACTTGGGAAAGGTCGGCGTCGACCGTTGCATCATCCGCAAGCCTCACACGCTGACCGACGAAGAATGGGCTGAGATCCGGCGGCATCCGGCCCTGAGTTACGAGCTTTTGGTCGAAATTCCCTTCTTACGGGAGGTCGCCCAAATCGCCGGAGAGCACCACGAACGGTACGACGGCAAGGGCTATCCTCACGGCAAGAAGGGCGACGAAATCTCCATCAGCAGTCACTGCGTCATCCTGGCCGACGCCTTCGACGCCATGACGAGCCACCGGAGCTACCGGCGGGCCCTGCCGCTACCCCACGTCGTCGCCGAGATCGAACGCTGTGCCGGGACGCAATTTCACCCGGAAGTCGCCGAGGTGTGGCTTCGGGAACTGTACGACCGCGGCGAGGCCCTCCTCGAGGAGACGCACCGGCAGTTCCCCATCGGCGACGAGGGGACCGGGTAG